The Aquidulcibacter paucihalophilus genome has a window encoding:
- a CDS encoding VOC family protein, protein MVQLGYFTVDTPDIDKARAFFSALFGWTFDEDASGPTYAHVTDSDPPFGFTKSERPSQLPHLYFRVEDVDALCKRVTELGGRTAVPSDSATGRSVVVSDDQGGSFSLWQPAPGF, encoded by the coding sequence ATGGTCCAGCTCGGCTATTTCACCGTCGACACGCCCGACATCGACAAGGCGCGCGCCTTCTTCAGCGCCCTGTTCGGCTGGACCTTCGACGAAGACGCCTCCGGCCCGACCTACGCCCACGTCACCGACAGCGATCCGCCCTTCGGCTTCACCAAGTCAGAGCGGCCCAGCCAGTTGCCGCATCTGTATTTCCGGGTCGAGGACGTCGACGCCCTGTGCAAGCGCGTGACCGAACTGGGCGGCCGGACCGCCGTTCCGTCCGACAGCGCCACCGGCCGTTCGGTCGTGGTCAGCGACGACCAGGGCGGCAGTTTCAGCCTGTGGCAACCGGCACCGGGGTTCTGA
- a CDS encoding SDR family NAD(P)-dependent oxidoreductase, protein MTDLPLKDRIALVVGASRGIGYESALALAKAGAHVIATARTVGGLEELDDAIYAATGKHATLIPFDLVDGGAIDRLGGAIFERFGRLDIWVQAAATMGASGLTPVSHADPRIWAKVEKTNFTAVYRLIRSLEPLLKASDAGRVVHLTTSVAAAPRAFWGMYAATKAGAEALLKCWADEIESMPIRVSIVDPGRMRTAMRAQAFPGEDPQDVVHPSAIGPLIVELSRGDLEPPLQVSFKDWSHGPGVAALI, encoded by the coding sequence ATGACCGACCTCCCCCTCAAGGACCGTATCGCCCTCGTCGTCGGGGCCTCGCGCGGCATCGGCTACGAGAGCGCCCTCGCCCTGGCGAAAGCCGGCGCGCATGTGATCGCCACCGCACGCACCGTCGGCGGTCTGGAAGAGCTGGACGACGCCATCTATGCCGCCACCGGCAAGCACGCGACGCTGATCCCCTTCGACCTCGTGGACGGCGGTGCCATCGACCGTCTGGGCGGGGCCATATTCGAGCGGTTCGGGCGGCTGGACATCTGGGTGCAGGCGGCGGCGACCATGGGGGCCTCGGGCCTCACGCCGGTCAGCCATGCCGATCCGCGCATCTGGGCCAAGGTCGAGAAGACCAATTTCACCGCCGTCTACCGCCTGATCCGCTCGCTCGAGCCGCTGCTGAAGGCCTCCGACGCCGGTCGGGTTGTCCATCTGACCACCAGCGTCGCCGCCGCGCCCAGGGCCTTCTGGGGCATGTATGCCGCGACCAAGGCGGGGGCCGAAGCGCTGCTCAAATGCTGGGCCGACGAGATAGAGTCCATGCCGATCCGGGTCTCGATCGTCGATCCGGGCCGGATGCGCACGGCGATGCGGGCCCAGGCCTTCCCGGGTGAGGACCCGCAGGACGTCGTCCATCCCTCGGCCATCGGCCCTCTGATCGTCGAACTGTCGCGCGGCGATCTGGAGCCACCGCTGCAGGTCAGCTTCAAGGACTGGAGCCACGGGCCTGGCGTGGCGGCCCTGATCTGA
- the der gene encoding ribosome biogenesis GTPase Der → MALKVAIVGRPNVGKSTLFNRLVGKRLALVDDRPGVTRDRRYADGNIGDMDLTLIDTAGYEDVTDDSLESRMREQTEAALEDGDLILFMMDAREGVTSLDQIFAERLRRQHKPVILLANKSESRESGGGIGEAYSLGFGEPVAISAEHGEGMADLYAAVVAASADIFVEEVDEPDKPIRIAIIGRPNAGKSTLINRLIGEDRMLTGPEAGITRDSISVDWEYEGQNIRLVDTAGMRRKARVQEKLEKLSVADTIRAITFAEVVVLVMDKDDAFDTQDLQLADLVEREGRALVYVAAKWDLEESPQAKLAKLTQMAEDKLPQLKGSPFVALSSHSGRGVERLMPAVLQAHATWSVKVKTKDLNTWLSMATQRHPPPAVDGKRIKPKYMAQTKARPPTFVLMASRAESMPEQYKRYLVNNLRESFDLPGTPIRLLVKSGSENPYAPGGSKSGPERYKGDAKTAPRKVIKKAERAEMLSNLPGKALEQKKAGKTKLKPLAGLKASANKKAGSSVAVQKGARGGARQVSRSGRVRTGQKHAPKK, encoded by the coding sequence ATGGCTCTCAAAGTCGCCATCGTTGGCCGCCCGAACGTGGGCAAGTCGACACTATTCAATCGCCTCGTCGGCAAGCGCCTTGCGCTGGTCGATGACCGGCCGGGCGTGACCCGCGACCGCCGGTACGCAGATGGCAACATCGGCGACATGGACCTGACCCTGATCGACACCGCCGGCTATGAGGATGTCACCGACGATAGCCTCGAATCCCGGATGCGCGAGCAGACCGAGGCGGCGCTGGAAGATGGCGACCTGATCCTGTTCATGATGGACGCCCGTGAGGGCGTGACCTCACTGGACCAGATCTTCGCCGAACGGCTGCGCCGGCAGCACAAGCCCGTCATCCTGCTGGCCAACAAGTCCGAGAGCCGCGAGAGCGGCGGCGGCATTGGCGAGGCCTATTCCCTGGGCTTTGGCGAGCCGGTTGCCATCTCCGCCGAGCACGGCGAGGGCATGGCCGACCTCTATGCGGCCGTGGTCGCCGCCAGCGCCGACATCTTCGTCGAAGAGGTCGATGAGCCCGACAAGCCGATCCGTATCGCCATCATCGGCCGTCCCAACGCCGGCAAGTCGACCCTGATCAACCGCCTGATCGGCGAGGACCGCATGCTGACCGGCCCCGAGGCCGGCATCACCCGCGACTCCATCTCGGTCGACTGGGAATACGAAGGCCAGAATATCCGGCTGGTCGACACCGCCGGCATGCGCCGCAAGGCCCGGGTGCAGGAGAAGCTGGAGAAGCTGTCGGTCGCCGACACCATCCGCGCCATCACCTTCGCCGAAGTGGTCGTTCTGGTCATGGACAAGGACGACGCCTTCGACACCCAGGACCTGCAGCTGGCCGATCTGGTCGAGCGTGAGGGCCGGGCGCTGGTCTATGTCGCCGCCAAATGGGACCTCGAGGAGAGCCCGCAGGCCAAGCTCGCCAAACTGACCCAGATGGCCGAGGACAAACTGCCCCAGCTGAAGGGCTCGCCCTTCGTGGCCCTGTCGTCGCACAGCGGCCGCGGCGTCGAGCGTCTGATGCCGGCCGTGCTTCAGGCCCACGCGACCTGGTCGGTCAAGGTCAAGACCAAGGACCTGAACACCTGGCTGTCCATGGCCACCCAGAGGCATCCGCCCCCCGCCGTCGACGGCAAGCGGATCAAGCCCAAATACATGGCCCAGACCAAGGCCCGTCCGCCGACCTTCGTGCTGATGGCCAGCCGCGCCGAGTCCATGCCGGAGCAGTACAAGCGCTATCTGGTCAACAATCTGCGCGAGTCCTTCGACCTGCCGGGCACGCCGATCCGTCTGCTGGTCAAGTCCGGCAGCGAGAACCCCTATGCGCCGGGCGGCTCCAAATCGGGCCCCGAACGCTACAAGGGCGACGCCAAGACCGCGCCGCGCAAGGTCATCAAGAAGGCCGAGCGCGCCGAGATGCTGTCCAACCTGCCCGGCAAGGCGCTGGAACAGAAGAAGGCCGGCAAGACCAAGCTGAAGCCGCTGGCGGGGCTGAAGGCCAGCGCCAACAAGAAGGCGGGTTCCTCGGTGGCCGTCCAGAAGGGCGCCCGTGGCGGGGCCCGGCAGGTGTCGCGCTCGGGGCGCGTCCGGACGGGCCAGAAGCACGCGCCGAAGAAGTAA
- a CDS encoding PQQ-binding-like beta-propeller repeat protein, which produces MNRVLKVALLSGLAVTLASCSTVQGMLPFGLGQNNEPQATATEGQRISVLEFEQALVPSAALSGRDFFIPGPQAAIAWTQPGGNAENAVEHVIAGAEFTVAWRRGVGAGSSRTRQVMAPVVADNGRVFVLDGESTVSALDAGTGAQAWRVNIKPAEDSRRTGFLGMGGRSDGGGFGGGVAVGGGKVFVASGYRTVTAIDQASGAVIWTTPVDVPIHGAPTVSGGRVFVVDVENQIQAFDTTTGAQDWSYRGIPEPARLLRASSPAVTGDTVIAPFSSGEVVALRASTGQSLWQQVLSRTSRTSALSEIRDIAGRPVISRGVVYAVSHSGVLSAMDIRSGQPKWAPLPIAGVNAPLPVGDVIYVVSKEGELTVINRESGQIYWTRDLNEGRVRQEGGMFGFFDRTVRPVWSGPLMASNRLVLTNSDGELVAFDPKTGAQTASIRLGGPVYIAPAAYNGALYVLTDKGDLVSIR; this is translated from the coding sequence ATGAATCGCGTGCTTAAAGTCGCCCTGCTGAGCGGGCTCGCCGTCACCCTCGCCTCGTGCAGCACGGTGCAGGGGATGCTGCCGTTCGGCCTCGGCCAGAACAACGAGCCGCAGGCCACGGCCACTGAGGGCCAGCGGATTTCGGTGCTCGAGTTCGAACAGGCGCTGGTGCCTTCGGCCGCCCTGTCCGGCCGTGACTTCTTCATCCCGGGCCCCCAGGCGGCGATCGCCTGGACCCAGCCGGGCGGCAACGCCGAGAACGCGGTCGAACACGTGATCGCGGGGGCCGAGTTCACGGTCGCCTGGCGTCGCGGCGTCGGCGCCGGCTCGTCGCGCACGCGTCAGGTCATGGCCCCGGTCGTGGCTGACAACGGCCGCGTCTTCGTCCTGGACGGCGAATCCACCGTCTCGGCCCTCGACGCCGGAACGGGTGCCCAGGCCTGGCGGGTCAATATCAAGCCGGCCGAAGATTCCCGCCGGACCGGTTTCCTCGGCATGGGCGGCCGTTCGGATGGCGGCGGCTTCGGCGGCGGCGTCGCCGTCGGCGGCGGCAAGGTCTTCGTGGCCTCGGGCTACCGCACCGTCACCGCCATCGACCAGGCGTCCGGCGCGGTCATCTGGACCACCCCGGTCGATGTGCCGATCCACGGTGCGCCCACCGTCTCGGGCGGCCGGGTCTTCGTCGTCGACGTCGAAAACCAGATCCAGGCCTTCGACACCACGACCGGTGCCCAGGACTGGTCCTATCGCGGCATTCCGGAGCCGGCCCGCCTTCTGCGCGCCTCCAGCCCGGCCGTGACCGGCGATACGGTGATCGCACCCTTCTCGTCCGGCGAAGTCGTCGCCCTGCGCGCCTCGACCGGCCAGTCGCTGTGGCAGCAGGTCCTGTCGCGCACCAGCCGCACCAGCGCGCTCTCGGAAATCCGCGACATCGCCGGCCGCCCGGTGATCAGCCGCGGCGTCGTCTACGCCGTGAGCCACTCGGGCGTGCTGTCCGCCATGGACATCCGCTCGGGCCAGCCGAAATGGGCACCGCTGCCGATCGCGGGCGTCAATGCGCCCCTGCCGGTCGGCGACGTGATCTATGTTGTGTCCAAGGAAGGCGAGCTGACCGTCATCAACCGCGAGAGCGGCCAGATCTACTGGACCCGCGACCTGAACGAAGGCCGCGTGCGTCAGGAGGGCGGCATGTTCGGCTTCTTCGATCGCACGGTGCGTCCGGTCTGGTCGGGCCCGCTGATGGCCTCCAACCGGCTGGTGCTGACCAATTCGGACGGCGAACTGGTCGCCTTCGATCCCAAGACCGGTGCCCAGACCGCCTCGATCCGCCTGGGCGGACCCGTCTATATCGCCCCGGCCGCCTACAACGGCGCCCTCTATGTTCTCACCGACAAGGGCGATCTCGTCAGCATTCGCTGA
- a CDS encoding tetratricopeptide repeat protein — MVDVFEQVEEELRSDRYKRLARTWLPVAGGVLLVALVAALAFWGWDSWQTSKADKASVAYDRGMESLEANNPIGADAAFVQAAKEGNGAYKVLALSQRAAIALAANRVPDAIALLDEAAKASSDPLMSDPAALKAAWLAMDSETLEQVQARLEPLAKEGRPFSAFAVEALAMARLQHGQVAPAREALVLLKNGLDTPEIVTQRADLAIAAIDAGAAAGLADIVRAQAAIPVAPPAPAAPAAPAAAPARP, encoded by the coding sequence GTGGTTGATGTCTTCGAGCAGGTCGAGGAGGAGCTTCGCTCCGACCGCTACAAGCGGCTGGCCCGCACCTGGCTGCCCGTCGCGGGCGGCGTGCTTCTTGTCGCACTGGTCGCGGCCCTCGCTTTCTGGGGCTGGGACAGCTGGCAGACCTCGAAGGCCGACAAGGCCTCCGTCGCCTATGACCGCGGCATGGAATCGCTTGAGGCCAACAATCCGATCGGGGCCGACGCGGCCTTCGTCCAGGCGGCCAAGGAAGGCAACGGGGCCTACAAGGTCCTGGCCCTGAGCCAGCGCGCGGCCATCGCCCTCGCCGCCAACCGCGTTCCCGACGCCATTGCCCTGCTTGACGAGGCCGCCAAGGCCTCCAGCGATCCTCTCATGTCCGATCCCGCCGCGCTCAAGGCCGCCTGGCTGGCCATGGACAGCGAGACCCTGGAACAGGTCCAGGCCCGTCTGGAGCCGCTGGCCAAGGAAGGCCGTCCGTTCAGCGCCTTCGCCGTGGAAGCCCTCGCCATGGCCCGCCTGCAGCATGGTCAGGTCGCGCCGGCCCGTGAGGCACTGGTCCTGCTCAAGAACGGTCTGGACACGCCCGAGATCGTCACCCAGCGCGCCGACCTCGCCATCGCGGCGATCGATGCGGGTGCCGCCGCCGGTCTTGCCGACATCGTTCGCGCCCAGGCCGCCATCCCTGTCGCCCCGCCCGCGCCGGCCGCCCCCGCGGCGCCCGCCGCTGCTCCGGCTCGCCCGTGA
- the panB gene encoding 3-methyl-2-oxobutanoate hydroxymethyltransferase, protein MSSQKQEAVKRIAAPDIRARKGGEPIVCLTAYDAPTAALLDDHCDLLLVGDSVGMVVHGMPNTVGVTLEMMILHGQAVMRGSRRAMVVIDMPFGSYEGGKEQAYQNCARVMKETGAQGVKVESGPTVAETIAYLVQRGIPVMGHVGLRPQAVLTDGAFKAKGKTDEERLRVMSEAEATADAGAFAVVIEGVAEGLARDITLAIDKPTIGIGASSACDGQILVTPDMLGLFDWTPKFVRRYADMRGDIDKAVAAYAADVKARRFPAEVETYFSKKPATP, encoded by the coding sequence ATGTCCAGCCAGAAGCAGGAAGCCGTCAAACGCATCGCGGCACCGGACATCCGGGCCCGCAAGGGCGGCGAGCCGATCGTCTGCCTGACCGCCTATGACGCCCCGACGGCCGCCCTGCTGGACGATCACTGCGACCTGCTGCTGGTCGGCGACAGCGTCGGCATGGTGGTCCACGGGATGCCCAATACCGTCGGCGTCACCCTCGAGATGATGATCCTGCACGGCCAGGCCGTCATGCGCGGCTCGCGTCGGGCCATGGTGGTCATCGACATGCCCTTCGGAAGCTATGAGGGCGGCAAGGAGCAGGCCTACCAGAACTGCGCCCGCGTGATGAAGGAGACCGGTGCCCAGGGGGTGAAGGTCGAAAGCGGGCCCACGGTGGCGGAAACCATCGCCTATCTGGTCCAGCGCGGTATTCCGGTCATGGGCCATGTCGGCCTGCGGCCCCAGGCCGTCCTGACCGACGGAGCCTTCAAGGCCAAGGGCAAGACGGATGAGGAACGGCTGCGGGTGATGAGCGAGGCCGAGGCCACCGCCGACGCCGGCGCCTTTGCCGTTGTCATCGAGGGCGTGGCCGAGGGGCTGGCGCGCGACATCACTCTGGCCATCGACAAGCCCACCATCGGCATCGGCGCCTCGTCCGCCTGTGACGGCCAGATCCTCGTGACGCCCGACATGCTGGGCCTGTTCGACTGGACCCCGAAATTCGTGCGCCGCTACGCCGATATGCGTGGCGACATCGACAAGGCGGTCGCCGCCTATGCCGCTGATGTCAAAGCCCGCCGTTTTCCTGCCGAAGTCGAGACCTACTTCTCGAAAAAGCCCGCCACGCCCTAA
- a CDS encoding sigma-70 family RNA polymerase sigma factor translates to MTQSLVDRHDVELAALAAAGGRREFGELVRRHGSAVRGLLRRMGAQPSLADDIAQDAFIQAFERCAEFRGEGTFAAWVKRIAARLYIKRVAKEARYVAEVENEDAAPATDHAGLVDLDEALKGLSEAERLCVSLCHGAGMAHPEIAAALNLPLGTVKSHVKRGLDKLRARLQPAGQPLGSAQHVG, encoded by the coding sequence ATGACCCAATCCCTGGTCGACCGGCACGACGTCGAGCTCGCCGCCCTTGCGGCGGCGGGCGGACGGCGGGAGTTCGGAGAACTGGTGCGTCGCCACGGTTCGGCGGTGCGCGGCCTGCTGCGGCGAATGGGGGCCCAGCCCTCGCTTGCCGACGACATCGCCCAGGACGCCTTCATCCAGGCGTTCGAGCGGTGCGCTGAGTTCCGCGGCGAGGGCACTTTCGCCGCCTGGGTCAAGCGGATCGCGGCCCGGCTGTACATCAAGCGGGTGGCCAAGGAAGCCCGCTACGTCGCCGAGGTCGAGAATGAAGACGCCGCGCCCGCGACCGATCATGCGGGTCTGGTGGATCTCGACGAGGCCCTGAAGGGCCTCAGCGAGGCCGAACGACTGTGTGTCTCCCTTTGTCACGGGGCCGGCATGGCGCATCCAGAGATCGCCGCGGCCCTCAATTTGCCACTCGGCACGGTGAAGTCTCATGTCAAACGTGGTCTGGATAAACTCCGTGCGCGGCTCCAGCCGGCCGGACAGCCCCTGGGGAGCGCGCAGCATGTCGGCTGA
- a CDS encoding DUF6249 domain-containing protein: MNEVMIPITMFAMIAAIVIVPTWLKSRERREMQATLRASIDKGQALPPEVIDALTRQTVKPPATAGRDLRIGVILLALSLGIAATFSFIGFKFGESEAWGFGAFAAIPGFIGLAFIILSAFNKNKG, encoded by the coding sequence ATGAATGAGGTCATGATCCCGATCACGATGTTCGCGATGATCGCCGCCATCGTGATCGTGCCGACCTGGCTGAAGAGCAGGGAACGGCGTGAGATGCAGGCGACGCTGCGGGCGTCGATCGACAAGGGGCAGGCGCTGCCGCCCGAGGTCATTGATGCCCTGACCCGCCAGACCGTCAAACCGCCTGCGACCGCCGGCCGGGACCTGCGCATCGGCGTGATCCTGCTCGCACTGTCGCTGGGCATCGCTGCGACCTTCTCCTTCATCGGCTTCAAGTTCGGTGAGTCCGAGGCCTGGGGCTTCGGGGCCTTCGCCGCCATCCCGGGCTTCATCGGCCTGGCCTTCATCATTCTGAGCGCCTTCAACAAGAACAAGGGCTGA
- a CDS encoding endonuclease/exonuclease/phosphatase family protein produces the protein MIDRRILLAGLGAAPLAGCASMPAGHAGTDLKLVTFNIWHNQGDWAARLPLLVAAIRAGDADVVGLQEVLEDAAVDLPNQARTIADALGGYSVHFVSTDPEGVPRRYGNAILSRLPVTDVESRKLQPLDDYRTALRVRVTLGGQSVDVVNTHLAWQEDAAAVRARQIADLISMLPQDGTPLIVMGDFNAMQADAGLAALTGPRFFSALPRGAAQTTLNPARGHPERVIDHIFAETARFAPARAAVIGSEPVNGEYPSDHFGVAATVSVR, from the coding sequence ATGATCGACCGCCGCATCCTGCTGGCCGGACTGGGCGCCGCCCCGCTGGCCGGCTGTGCCTCAATGCCTGCCGGTCACGCCGGGACCGACCTGAAGCTGGTCACCTTCAACATCTGGCATAACCAGGGGGACTGGGCCGCGCGCCTGCCGCTGCTGGTCGCCGCCATCCGGGCCGGGGACGCCGACGTTGTCGGCCTGCAGGAGGTGCTCGAGGACGCCGCTGTCGATCTGCCCAACCAGGCGCGGACGATCGCCGATGCCCTGGGCGGCTATTCGGTGCACTTCGTCTCGACAGACCCTGAAGGGGTGCCGCGGCGTTACGGCAACGCCATTCTCAGCCGCTTGCCCGTTACCGACGTCGAGTCGCGCAAACTCCAGCCGCTCGACGACTACCGCACCGCCCTGAGGGTCCGCGTCACCTTGGGCGGACAGTCCGTGGACGTCGTCAACACCCATCTGGCCTGGCAGGAGGACGCGGCCGCCGTCCGGGCGCGCCAGATCGCCGACCTGATCTCCATGCTGCCGCAGGACGGAACGCCCCTGATCGTCATGGGGGACTTCAATGCCATGCAGGCGGACGCCGGCCTCGCCGCCCTCACCGGACCCCGCTTCTTCAGCGCCCTGCCCCGCGGCGCGGCGCAGACGACACTCAACCCTGCCAGGGGACATCCGGAGCGCGTGATCGACCACATCTTTGCGGAGACGGCCCGCTTCGCCCCGGCGCGTGCCGCGGTGATCGGCTCAGAGCCGGTGAACGGCGAATATCCGTCCGACCATTTCGGCGTGGCCGCAACGGTCAGCGTGCGCTGA
- a CDS encoding RNA polymerase sigma factor, whose translation MGGLQTDAELVGRALAGSDAAFSRLIERHQAAVRGFLRRMLGGGWAEADDVAQEAFLAAWRSLRSLKEPAGVRAWLCGIAWRKAQDRIRSARRGAARDNLWLETVVTPVGVSPEERMSVEAAMSELPSDVRACVALCLGDGWSHGEASMALGLPLGTVKSHVARGRARLLKALGGPDDA comes from the coding sequence ATGGGAGGATTGCAGACCGACGCCGAGCTGGTGGGCCGCGCGCTCGCCGGCTCGGACGCCGCCTTTTCGCGGCTGATCGAGCGGCACCAGGCGGCGGTGCGCGGCTTTCTGCGGCGGATGCTGGGCGGCGGCTGGGCCGAGGCGGACGATGTGGCGCAGGAGGCCTTCCTCGCGGCCTGGCGTTCGCTTCGGTCGCTCAAGGAGCCCGCCGGAGTCCGCGCCTGGCTGTGCGGCATCGCCTGGCGCAAGGCGCAGGACCGGATCCGGTCCGCACGGCGCGGCGCGGCCCGGGACAATCTCTGGCTGGAGACCGTGGTGACGCCGGTTGGCGTGTCCCCGGAGGAGCGGATGTCCGTCGAGGCCGCCATGTCCGAGCTGCCGTCCGATGTGCGCGCCTGCGTGGCCCTGTGTCTGGGCGACGGCTGGTCGCACGGCGAGGCGTCGATGGCTCTGGGCTTGCCTCTCGGCACGGTGAAGTCGCATGTTGCCCGCGGACGGGCGCGTTTGCTCAAGGCGCTGGGAGGTCCGGATGACGCCTGA
- a CDS encoding arsenate reductase: MTHTLYGIPNCDTVKKARVWLEQHGVPFAFHDYKKVGIDRPRLEAWVSEHGWETVLNRAGTTFRALPDADKADLDAGKAVDLMLAQPSMIKRPVLDLGGRTLVGFKPERYAAVLI, encoded by the coding sequence ATGACCCACACCCTCTACGGCATCCCCAACTGCGACACCGTCAAGAAGGCCCGTGTCTGGCTCGAGCAGCACGGCGTCCCCTTCGCCTTCCATGACTACAAGAAGGTCGGGATCGACCGGCCGCGGCTGGAGGCCTGGGTGTCCGAGCATGGCTGGGAGACGGTGCTCAACCGCGCCGGTACGACGTTCCGGGCTCTGCCGGACGCCGACAAGGCCGATCTGGATGCGGGCAAGGCCGTCGATCTGATGCTGGCGCAGCCGTCGATGATCAAAAGGCCGGTGCTGGATCTGGGTGGCCGGACCCTGGTCGGGTTCAAGCCGGAGCGGTACGCCGCCGTCCTGATCTAG
- a CDS encoding dicarboxylate/amino acid:cation symporter, translating to MARKPTTSAGAGQRASAVKRVAPGVAVPEPAAPLPPPVRKLIWSHLYFQVLVAISLGALIGHFWPVFGESLKPLGDAFIRLVKMIIAPVIFLTVATGIAHLRDLGKLGQVVGKAFAYFLTFSTLALIIGLVVANVVKPGAGMNVDPATLDPAAVETYVAKAHDTDIVAFLMNIIPETVVGAFAGGEILQVLFFAILFGISLAIIGDRAQPVMTVLESVSEAFFKLVAILMKAAPIGAFGAFAFTIGRYGIESVINLAALVATFYLTSALFVVVVLGLVARFNGFSIFKLMRYLKEELLLVLGTSSSEAALPSLIEKMGRAGCDRSVVGLVVPTGYSFNLDGTNIYMTLAALFIAQACGVELSLGDQLLLLAVAMLSSKGAAGVTGAGFITLAATLAVVPSVPVAGMALILGVDRFMSECRALTNFIGNAVATIVVARWENGLDREALNTALAGGPTPIVAGSREADDD from the coding sequence ATGGCGCGCAAGCCCACGACATCCGCCGGCGCAGGCCAGCGCGCCTCGGCTGTGAAGCGGGTCGCGCCGGGCGTCGCCGTGCCGGAACCGGCCGCGCCCCTGCCGCCGCCGGTTCGCAAGCTGATCTGGAGCCATCTGTATTTCCAGGTGCTGGTCGCCATCAGCCTCGGTGCCCTGATCGGGCATTTCTGGCCGGTCTTCGGCGAGAGCCTGAAGCCGCTGGGCGACGCCTTCATCCGGCTGGTAAAGATGATCATCGCCCCGGTGATCTTCCTGACCGTGGCGACGGGGATCGCCCACCTGCGCGACCTCGGAAAGCTGGGCCAGGTGGTGGGCAAGGCCTTCGCCTATTTCCTGACCTTCTCGACCTTGGCCCTGATCATCGGCCTGGTCGTCGCCAATGTGGTGAAACCCGGTGCGGGCATGAACGTCGATCCGGCGACGCTCGATCCGGCGGCGGTCGAGACCTATGTCGCCAAGGCCCACGACACCGACATCGTGGCCTTCCTGATGAACATCATCCCCGAGACCGTGGTCGGGGCCTTCGCCGGCGGCGAGATCCTGCAGGTCCTGTTCTTCGCCATCCTGTTCGGCATCTCGCTGGCGATCATCGGCGACCGGGCCCAGCCCGTGATGACCGTGCTGGAGAGCGTATCGGAGGCCTTCTTCAAACTGGTGGCCATCCTGATGAAGGCGGCCCCGATCGGAGCGTTCGGGGCCTTCGCCTTCACCATCGGGCGCTACGGCATCGAGTCGGTGATCAACCTCGCCGCACTCGTGGCCACATTCTACCTGACCTCGGCCCTGTTCGTGGTTGTGGTGCTGGGGCTGGTCGCGCGGTTCAACGGCTTCTCGATCTTTAAACTGATGCGCTACCTCAAGGAGGAGCTGCTGCTGGTGCTGGGGACCTCGTCGTCCGAGGCGGCCCTGCCCAGTCTGATCGAGAAGATGGGCCGCGCCGGCTGCGACCGGTCGGTGGTCGGGCTGGTCGTGCCGACGGGCTATTCGTTCAATCTGGACGGCACCAACATCTATATGACGCTGGCGGCCCTGTTCATCGCCCAGGCCTGCGGGGTCGAGCTGTCGCTGGGCGACCAGCTGCTGCTGCTGGCGGTGGCCATGCTCAGCTCCAAGGGCGCGGCGGGCGTGACCGGGGCGGGCTTCATTACCCTGGCCGCGACCCTGGCGGTGGTGCCGAGCGTGCCGGTGGCGGGCATGGCGCTGATCCTCGGCGTCGACCGGTTCATGAGCGAGTGCCGGGCCCTGACCAATTTCATCGGCAATGCCGTGGCCACGATCGTGGTGGCAAGGTGGGAGAACGGACTGGATCGCGAGGCCTTGAACACGGCGCTCGCAGGCGGTCCGACGCCGATCGTCGCCGGCAGCCGGGAAGCGGACGACGACTAG